Below is a window of Chelmon rostratus isolate fCheRos1 chromosome 23, fCheRos1.pri, whole genome shotgun sequence DNA.
GCattctgtacttttactcctCTTCACGGgtctccttcatccctccattcCGACACTTTTCcgtctctttgtctcctctgtttccacTTTTTCCTCCAAGACAGAAGAGCGGGGCGCGGCTGCGTCCGAGGCCGGGAGACGCGCTCCGAACGGCGGCCTGTTGAGCCGAGAGGGGTCGGTGGGATGTCTGGAGGTTCGAGGAGGGGTTCCcgaaacactcacacactcacacacacacagcaggtaaaCGGTGGCCGGTCAgagctgccagtgtgtgtgtgtgtgcgctccggtcccagtgctcccagtttgtttctgtttttccagtttaaaCATCCAGAAAGTCGCAGCGGACAGAAGTTGAGACAAAAGCAGCTGGACTCAAGTTTCCACCTCTGGAGAGACACGAGAGGCCCCGCCCCCTCCGCGGGCTGTGGTTGGCTGGCTGGGCTGTCGGTCACCAGAGGGGCGGGGCCTGACAGAGTGAAGGAATGTGTCTGTCGCTCTGTGCCTGTCTGTCGCTGGGCTGatatttgacacacacacacacacacacacacacacgtaaataTGATTCTAATCGATATCATAATCTCTCTTGATTACTTCACACACggtagtaataccacagtgtagaagtACAAGTTTCAAATATAGATAAAAACTTTAAAAGCCTCTTTAATGTGGGTCAATAACAGAGCGAGTACCTTAAACAGCAAGGAGGAGCTGACTGGATGCTGGGATCAATGTTCAATGATCAATGAAAATGTTTATAGAAAATATTTGGTCTGGTTGTTTTTAGGCCTTCTGATTCAGAAATATCACATCATGTGACTTTAACCCACCTGAAAACATCCCATAATGAGCCTCAACAGAGTCATCAGACGCGTACTGACGGAGCTTTCTCAGTTCAGCTCAGAGCTGGACGTCCTCCAGCTGGAGGTGGACagttcatgtcaacacaggtAGAGAGACCAATGGCTGAATTTAAccatcaaacatgttttattgacTCTGTTACAGCTGTTATTGATTATTGGTTGACTGATCAGTTTGTTGAATTCCTTAAAGCAAAGCTGATCAGACTGAGAGCCGTGACGCCAAAGCAGGTTTCAGTGTCACACCTgaagctgcacacagacaggtgagagagggtgagagacacTTTGTAAACatacaggagagagagaggagggatgagaggcTCAGgtatcacctcctcctcctcctcctccctctgtgtttctgttgtttgtcagaggAGGTGTGAACGAGCCGAGAGAGAACAAAGCAACTACAGAGGGACAGGAAGGAGGGCgtaggtggaggaggaggaggagggaaacaaggaggcagggaggaaagCAGAAAGTAAAGCTGGGAATTaagaagggagggaaggaagaaagacaggacCGAGGAGGAACAAGGAAGGAGGACTTAAatgaaggaggggagagaggaggcaggaaagaaggacagaaggaagggAGAAGGATGAAGAGGGAGCAGAGTGAAgagtggaggtgatggaggcaggaaggagtgaggagaaagaaaggagagacgacagaggagggaaggaaggacgGCAGGAGAGATGGACCGTGGGAACgacaggaagagaagaggaagcgAGAGGTTTGACAGACAGGTGATAGCCCCGCCTCCAGCAGgagcagtgatgtcactcagaaagagggaaacagagatCTTTAATttcattgattgatttgtttctgatttattttaacatttgaatTCATTATTAGAAACccgacaaagacaaaaacagctgaagcagTGATGATGTaacgaagtacatttactcaagtactgtacttaagtacaattcaGAGGTACATGAGTGTTTCCTTTTTATGCAACTTTAAACTTGcactttaaacatttattttattttattacttcaCAGATTGAGATTATTcacacaaaatataatcaattgATTAAAGCTTAAcataagactttattgatccttgTTGGAATTCATAAGCGACCCATCAGGATCTGTGATGAACACATGATCATCaatctgcataatgagtacttttactgctggtAGTTGAAGTCTAAGGGATCACACCCTCTGGACGCTGCTGAAGGCTCCCTCATCCTGTCAGTCCAGACTCAGGACTGAAAGAAACCCTTCACACACGAGCCTGACGGCCTCCCTCTCCAGTAACACCTGAGTGTCGATCGTCCCTGTTTgacttcttcctctgtccagTCAGTTGACACCTGAGAGCAAacatccctccttcctccttcctccactcAGCTGACGCTCTGCCGTAGATTTTACTCCCATCATCAGGGCTCATGTACAGATTAGCAgtgaatgctaactgctaacagttcTGTGTGAATCACAGTGATGGaacttcttcctctgagctccgttaaaacacatcagtgagcctcactgttgttccttcatcactgtgaacacacacacagagctgtagTATATGTGTAtctgtctccacctgctggACTTTGAGGgaactgcacacacagataagaaTGTTGATCATGTGGTGGTCATTGATCAGTTAAATGTCTACTGATGATCACATCTATTGATCAGTATGTAagcagactctctctctctgttcgaACGGCAGGCTGGCGTTTTAACTGGTTGCCGCCCCAACAGGAAGCAGACCCCTCCCTCGGTGACCCCGGGACAATAAAGGTTGCAGCAGTTCCTGTCCAGACAGACGCCATTTTTATTTAAGCTGAGTGGAGGCTCTACTGGGAACCAGTCAGACCACCAACCGCAGCACAGCAGCCTTGTAATGTCAGTGAGCTGACGGCTGATCTGAGTTCAGATCTTCAGTCCGTTCTCACTGAGCTGATACTCTGGAGTCCGTGTCGTCTCTTCAACACGAGCTGCATCCGTTTCTGCTCTGTGGATTCATGTGGTCTGTGTTTGAGATCAGATCTGAGCTTCTTCTTGGTTCACGTTCCCATTCGGTGGAACACGAGAGAACATATGTGGTTCCTACATGtgggacaaacaaaacaggaagccccacccccccccctccacccccctccacaGCGGGTGATGCTAGCAGGTTcccctgattccagtctttgtgctaagctaatctGGACCCACAGATCTGGACTCAAAGAAGAACATGACgacaaagacagactgaaacCTTTATTAACACAACGAAGTGAACATGTTGacacacctctgtgtgtgtgtgtgtgtgtgtgtgcgtgtgtgtgtgtgtgtgtgtgtgagatcagtGTGTGGAGAATTTCGGCAGCTGGTTTCCCAGTATGACCCGTCTCTCCACTCCCTCCTCTGAGATGCTCGCCAGTCGGACCACACCCCCGCTGGAGCCGTCTCTCTCCATCGCCAGAGACagagctgagagacagacaggtaggaaACCAGAGTGAGACAGGTGCTGGGAGAGCCAGCGGTGGACCACAGTTCCCAGCATGCCATGCAGCAGCACGTACCTGCAGCTGTGAGCTCCAGACACTGGTCTTTGTTCAGTCCTGGTTTGTAGTTGGAGTCCATGAAGCCGTAGATGTAggtgctgccgctgccgccaACCGACACCGGCTGCCTCACCAACATCCCTCCAATCGGAACGCAGTACAcctgccagacagacagacaggcagacaggcagacaggcagacagacagacaggcagacaggcagacagacagacagacaggcagacagacagacagacagaaagacaggcagacaggcagagagacagacagacagagagacagacagacagacagacagacaggcagacaggcaggcagacagacagacagacagacagagagacagacagacagacaggcagacagacaggcagacagacagacagacagacagacagaaagacagagagacagtcagacaggcagacagacagacagaaagacagacagacagacgttaAGTACCTGCCCCCCCTGGTGTACATATACTCGTTGTGGACTGTGTACATCACTGGTTTAGTACCTGCCCCCCCTTCCTCCGGTCCCATCCTGCCACCAGTATCCCGGCAGTCAACTCCTCTCTGTAGCGGTAGCAGCTCGCTTTGAACAGATTGGCGGCCGTCTCCACTAATGGGGGCTCGTCCAGCTCGATGCTGGGGGGGACAGCATGGGGATAAAGATTAACACCACCCGAGTGGCTGCGGAGGCTGTCAGTGGGgccgtcagtgtgtgtgtgtgttacctgtggaAGCCCAGCTGGTAGGTGACCACGTCAGCGATGGCCTGAGTGTCGGCAGCTGATCCAGACCTGCAACAGGTGGAAACACGTCACTCAGCGGTTCAGCGGGGGAAAGGTCCCTGAGGTCCTTCAATGTTCCCACACAGATCCCCAAACGTTCTGGGCTGCTTTAAAAAGGTCTCTGGTTTCTTAGAAATGTCAGAACAACAGTTCTTAAGAAGATCCTGGAAGAGTTTTTAGGTTTCTGAATAAGGTTCCTTTGTTCCTGAAAGGAGTTACTAGACAGAGTTAGATCGATAGATCTCAAACAGAACCTGGGCTTCATGAAAACTATATATATGGGTTCCTGTGAGACGGTTCTGGTTCTCTAAGGGTTCCTGAGTTCTTCGGTCTCCGGTTGAGTCTCTGCAGGTTTCTACATGAATCATTCCAACAGTTCCTGAAGGCAGACTGAAGTGTCGGACGCTGCTGTGAACCACGACGGCGTGAATACGACATCATAACAGGAAGTGTTGGAGGAGGAAGTTCACTGACCTACAGCAGAAGATCCGGTCGTGGATCGgagtcagtttgtctgttaCTCTGTTGGCGATGTAAgctctgagagacagacaggcagacagacagacaggtttaGATAGAGCGAGACGGTACAGGATGGTCatctacacactcacactctcgGTTTTCTTACCCGGTGGTGGTGCGCGAGTCGGCACCGATCACCACTCCTCCATCATACTCCACCGCCATGATGGTGGTCTGACAGGCAGACGGGTAAAGAGGCAGACAGGTTAGTGGGTGACACAGTGATCATCAGATATGTTACTGTACGCTTCATCTGCTTCAGATCTTCATcgttcagtgtttcagtgatcCAGAAAGAGAGTCTGTGGGGGTCTttgtggtgggggggggggtcatggggtggggctgttttttttttttaatttgatgttaTTTGACTAAAACTTTCCTTCAATAATAATCCTGTCATCACAACACTGAGAGAAGGAAACAGCAGCtagtccttcctcctcctcctcatcatcatcactctcagAGGGTCTGAAATGATCCTGATTATTAAATCATTCTGGAATTATTtggtttaatatttttttatagaGTTTTATTGTTGATTGTATTTCGTGTTCGGTCTTAATCTTTAATTAAgtctgttgttttcatgcctGCTCGCACCGACTGCtcacttctttcctcctttttaaactttattaacagCACAGTAATATTCCATAAAAATAATCCTACATCGCCCCCCGATGGTCAGAGGACGCCACCACACGTCTCCAGGGCTCTCGGCGTGCTCACACTgtgggtgcatctcatttctcaaaattgtcgtttcctcaCTCGACCAGAAGGAGCGAGGAAGGAtctcggaggagccatgagcggGGATccatcagtgcatcctacccggaagtctgtcaactgaacggtatgaagactccgcccccacagctgtcacgtttgaacgaggtggagaaactgtttaagtgtaaatatcctgcagtgaatggctgaaattcagatgagcctaacaacgctacgttctccaaagagcgataatacaagaaccTGTTccaatcacgtaagagatgatgtttagtgagcagggacgataggaacctgctcactattatcccgctttgaactctgctcacctacgttgcctagcaaccgcctctcactgtgcgcaggccggcaggcaggaaaacttatttctttacagatattcagagaaatcatgtcaaatgtggagaagtgacgggatatgacagacctgagagagacgtagctggagacagagtttaGTTTACCGCTGATATTTCTACTGATGggtaaaagtcccgcagcagctgatttctgttcagcgtcagacattaaaacatctgtctccagttttgtctccactcagcagtctttaatctacaacccgttctaacactaacacatcggcctgtCGTCACTTGTTATCCGAGTGAAATcgtgtgtttcatggctcgtaggtttgtcttctgaaatgtgtctcattgaacaggacagaagacacagggaggctgataaagttcaggtcagaaatcCCCGCAgcatccccggtgggagggaaggaaaagacgcaagtgaggaaaacgaggatgcaatttaagagaaatgggatgtacccttTGATCAGTTATGTGCTGCATTTATAAAGTTCACACTTGAATTGTTGGTCTTCCTAATTCGGAAGATTTTTTAACAAGTTGCTGGTGGgccattatttattattttaccaAATAATAACCATGATTAAATTTTTGTCAAAATATTCATTTGTTACGCTTTGTTTTGCCAAGTTAGGAAAGGTCATgaatgacaaaacacatttttgttgtttcttctttcctaCCGCTGTttaaagatagatagatagatactttatgtATCTCCAAGGAGATAGATAAAGTGCTGTTTAGGCTTTGAGCTAATTATCAGACATTATCTATTCGACCGCAAAGACAAGGTGGACAGAAGACAACAGTTTTCTTCTATTtagctgcagtttttgttttaattccaCCGTAACCGTCTGTTTGCTTTTCCATTAAAGCCCCCTCGATTTGAATTAgggttagctaacgttagccatcGTTAGCTACTGAAGAAGTGCTGTCTCATTCAGCCGCTGTTTATAGTTCAAAAACTCTCCACAGAAAAAGAACCAGGTCCTGCTCGGTCCGCTCCGGTCACCAAAAACATGTACTCACCCCGGTGCTAACTTCCAGGCTGGTCCAGTCCGGGATCAAGTCGCATTTAGCAGAAATATTCTGTCCAAAGTTCGGCAtcattgttgctgctgccgccATCTTGCCTCTATTTGTAAAAAGTCGGACACGAGAGGCGCTGTTCGTGAATACTGCCGTTTTTGTGAGGCGAATAATTTACGCAATTAGCTGTGTGTATGGGTTACCAATACAATCCTAGATAAATATCCATAATTGGATATGTTTTTTGCCTTATCACGATAAGCAAATGCAAATTTATAAAACGCAACCAAAAACTTTTTTGTTGCGGCTCGAAATTGGACACCTCTGCGGCGGGGTCCTAATCTCCGCAGGAACCAGGAAGTGAAGgtaaacactgctgctgctgcgtaaAATGTCTCAGAAAACTCAGTTTAAATACTGAATTCGTGATGTTTTGACGCAGTTTGACACCGTTCAACAGTTATTATATTCGTCTAAGAAACATTTGTATAAATGATGTTTTAGTAGAGTACCAGTACCAATTTGCTGACAGTTTTAAGCCTTCTGACCGGACCAGGTAACCAGACCCCGTCTGagaaaactgtcattttaacaccgaatttaacatttaatagCAAAAAATGTACAGCTGATAGGGAATACCGTCAAGGCTTGTTAGATTCAAGAGGAACTGCTCTTCAATTCGTAATATACTTGAAACACCCAGTGCTTATTGATAGTTATTGATTCATTGAATTTTGAAAGTTAATTGATTGTATTCGTCCAGAATGTGTaactgtgtttattaatgttctTCCAGTGAAATGATGATAACAGCTGTCTTAAATTCACGTGTGTTTCAGATGACGGTCCATAACTTGTATATATTTGACCGTAATGGCAGCTGTCTGTATTACAATGAATGGAACCGTAAGAAGCAAGCAGGGATCTCCAAGGAGGAGGTGAACGGACAAAAGCttccagtaaaaacacacaagacaaaataaaaagtccaTCAAGTCTCTGCAACGTtaaactgtctctgtctctgcaggagtTTAAGTTGATGTATGGGATGCTGTTCTCCATCCGGTCATTCGTCAGTAAGATGTCTCCTCTGGACATGTATCCTTCACAACAgctacctgcctgtctgcctgtctgtctgcctgcctgtctccctgcctgcctgcctgtctgtctgtctgtctgtctgcctgtctccctgcctgtctttgGTCCTTAGCAACCTGTGTGTCCTCAGGAAAGAGGGCTTCCTGTCCTTTCAGACCAGCAAGTATCGTCTTCATTACTACGAGACTCCCACTGGGCTGAAGTTTGTCATGAACACAGACCTGTCTGTGACCAACGCCAGAGAGACACTCCAGCACGTATACAGCAATGTAagacacgcgcacacgcacacacacgcacagatcaATACCGACACGTACCAGTACTGGTCAGAAGAGACTGTATACTGGTCAGAGACTGTATACTGGTCAGAGACTGTATACTGGTCAGAAGAGACTGTATACTGGTCAGAGACTGTATACTGGTCAGAAGAGACTATACTGGTCAGAGACTGTATACTGGTCAGAGACTGTATACTGGTCAGAAGAGACTGTATACTGGTCAGAGACTGTATACTGGTCAGAAGAGACTATACTGGTCAGAGACTGTATACTGGTCAGAGACTATATACTGGTCAGAAGAGACTGTATACTGGTCAGAGACTGTATACTGGTCAGAGACTGTATACTGGTCAGAAGAGACTGTATACTGGTCAGAAGAGACTGTATACTGGTCAGAGACTGTATACTGGTCAGAAGAGACAATACTGGTCAGAGACTGTATACTGGTCAGAATAGACTATACTGGTCAGAGACTGTATACTGGTCACAGACTGTATACTGGTCAGAGACTGTATACTGGTCAGAGACTGTACTGGTACAGCACTCGTCCTTTTAAACTGCTCTGATCGTAGCACAGTGCGGTGAACCTGTGGTCGGCTGAGcgggcaggtgcagcagcagctctgtcagcagTGTGGAGATATTTTAGAATAAGTGATGATGATAAAACTAGAGCAGACTGCAGACTATGTTCTGAAGTCAAAAAGAGGACTGAAAAGTGGCTCCTTTAACAGGCAGTGTGGAGACAACAAATAACCAACAGCTGACTTCATGTTAACGCTGgagaagtgagagaaaatgagccccgagcagaaaacacaacagaagctCTGACCGCGGCGTTGACGAGCAGCCGTGGTCAGCCGTAGATCACATGACGTCCTCTCGGTGTCCTGAAGCCGAGCTGATATATAAATGTCTTAAAGACTCTTCAATGTCACTGATTGAACTGCAGGTTGGTTAAATGGTGTTACACTGATTCTGTTTCATGGaggacttttattgtgaaggatCTGTAAAGGAAGTGAAGCATCATTTatccttttccctttttgtctctctctgtctgtctctctgtctctctctctctgtctgtctctgtctctgtctctctctgtctctctctctgtctgtctctctgtctctgtctctctctcagttgtATGTGGAGTACATAGTGAAGAATCCAGTGTGTGTCTCGGCTCACAGTTTGGACAGTGAACTGTTCAGCAGCCGACTGGACGCGTTCATCAGAGCTCTGCCGTACTACAGCCCACGAGCTGCTTaacacgcacgcgcacacacacacagacacacacagacacacacacacacacacacacacagacacacacacacactctctctctatTATCTCACTTGTCAAACTTCTGTTGAATTAAAGGTCTTCAAACAcgtctctgctgtctgatgttttattctctGTGTTGAAATTGATTCGCAGCGTCTCACACAGCCAACATGGCGACATCTGCTGGTTAGCCGCTGTGCTACATTTGAATGAATCTGCATCAACACGCACATTTgtaataatccagcctggaagtaacgGACGCGTGTAgctttctgcatcattttgagacaggaagtgcctgatttttacgACGTTtcgtaggtggaaaaaggcagtccttggAATTTGTTTTACGTGGCAGTTAAATGACATCCTGGTAGAAGGTGACTCCCAGGTtcctctcagtgctgctggaggCCTTTAAGAGTAGCTGCATCATCAGATAGGTGTTAAGGCCCAAATACTACAGTATTCCTCTGCTTTTGTctcatccaggtctttatgtCCTTGGGACATGCTTGGAGTTTAACTAACTGGTTTCTTTTGGCTTCATTGATGAATACAGctgggtgtcatctgcataacaatgaaaatgtaTGGAGTGTGTCTCTTACTGGTGTGTTTTAGGACTCAAATGCAGCATCAGTTTCTGGGAATTTCTCATACAGACTTTAATTTCAGaatggacagagacagataagTCACAACTCTACTTTCAATGAAAATTCTCTCAGTGTATTAGACTCTGCAGGACATCCAATGAGGAGACAAAAATCACTCAGTTCAGTCTTTCTAGGCAGATTCAAAGTCTCTCGACATGTTTGGTGAGTCGAAAGCTGGAGAGTCTCGCATGAAGGCGAAGAACGATCCGGCCCTGAGTGAGCGGGAGAGCAGCTTAAACCCGGGGCTGATTGGAaatgaggatcaggtgagtggacaggtggGCGTGGCTGGCAGGTGATCAGATGAATGGGATGGCAGCAGGTAAGAGACTGAAGGCGCTGTGACAGTGTCCTGATAATGTTGTTTAAAGGAAGCATATAAAGAGTGAAAAGGAtcggtccaagcacagaaccctgcggAACTCCGTGACTTGCTTTAGTGTGcacagaggagtcatcattaacctgAACGAACTGAggcctgttgacagagacaggttgatcatgtcTAATTAAGAAGAGCCAATTAAAGGTAAAACGTTTAAACAGCTGGGTCGGAGAGATACAGGCTGATGATGAGGAGGTTGTTGAGATCAGTTCATGAAGCTCgacaggagagaagctgtctGAAAATACGACGGTAATATTCATGTACAGCGTGTAATCAATACATGAATTGATAACTGTGACTCTGAGCCAATGACAGtgttgtatctgtgtgtgtgtgtgtgttgtgtcacaGTCCTTCCTGCTGgttgtgaaatgtgtttactgtctgctgggtgtgtgtgtgtgtgtgttgcgtcttgcgtgagtgtgtgtgtgtgtgtgtattgtgtgtgtgtgtgtgtgttgcatcttgcgtgagtgtgtgtgtgtgtgtgttgcgtctTGCgtgagtgtcagtgtgtgtgtgt
It encodes the following:
- the psmb6 gene encoding proteasome subunit beta type-6, which encodes MAAAATMMPNFGQNISAKCDLIPDWTSLEVSTGTTIMAVEYDGGVVIGADSRTTTGAYIANRVTDKLTPIHDRIFCCRSGSAADTQAIADVVTYQLGFHSIELDEPPLVETAANLFKASCYRYREELTAGILVAGWDRRKGGQVYCVPIGGMLVRQPVSVGGSGSTYIYGFMDSNYKPGLNKDQCLELTAAALSLAMERDGSSGGVVRLASISEEGVERRVILGNQLPKFSTH
- the trappc1 gene encoding trafficking protein particle complex subunit 1, yielding MTVHNLYIFDRNGSCLYYNEWNRKKQAGISKEEEFKLMYGMLFSIRSFVSKMSPLDMKEGFLSFQTSKYRLHYYETPTGLKFVMNTDLSVTNARETLQHVYSNLYVEYIVKNPVCVSAHSLDSELFSSRLDAFIRALPYYSPRAA